The window CACAGTCCCACTAGGGCGACTCCCAGGCCCCCTTAAGAGAAATTGCACTCCCACTAAGCAGGAACGGGAATTGCCTCTCGGTCTCTCTCGGGTCTGCGTGGGGCACCTGGTCCCCAAGTTTATTATTTTCCGCTAATGGCACTTGTGGAAAAACCTAGGCACAGTAAGTAGTCCTTTCTCCACTCCCCTCCCGTTGCACATGGCATCATTAGGCTCCATCTCGGTGTGAGCTCCACTGATGTAACAATTAACCCATCTAGTCCAGACTCCTGAACATAGGGTGGCCAGATAAAACACAGGACGCCCAGTTAAATTAGAATTTTAGATAAACAACGAATGCTCTTTTATTATGAGTATGTTCCacgcaatatttgggacatacttatgctaaaatttttttaaaaatcgttGTTTGTTTGAAACTCAACTTTAACTGAATATCCTGTATTTCTATGTGCTAAATCTAGTAGCACTACCTGACGGGAATCCCTCCTTGGATCTGGTGGAACTGTTTGTTCTTCCTGTCTGCCTGGGCCAGGCTGGAAAGGTGAAGTAAGGGGACAAGGGTTGAGAGCAGGGAAAATGCAATCTTAAATTCCTAGTAAGGTCAAAGGGCCAGGAGGAAGAGCAGGAAGGTGGAAAGAGACAGACCAAAGAGGACAAGCTAAGGCAATAGCTAGCAAACTGGGTGTCGAGAGCACCCAGGAATCTTTATATTAATCTATCTTTAtagtcttgggttttttttttttttaatctttatactcctaaggagccttggtggcacagtggtgaggagcttggctgctaaccaagaaggtcagcagttcgaatccaccagctgctccttggaaaccctatggggcagttctactctgtcctatagggtcactatgagttggaatcaactccatggcaatgggtttggtttttttttttgtgtgtgtggcacaatggttaggtgcttggctgctaacccaaaggctggtggcTTGAACTCACTCAGCGGCtactggggtggggggaagatctggtgatctgctcccataaagattacatcctcgaaaaccctatgggacagttctactctgtcacatggggtcactatgagtcgaaaattcacttgaaggcacacaacaacaaattagtttaagaaggagtccctgggtggtgcaaacagttaagtgctcgactactagctgaaagtttgacaattcgaacccacccagaggcacctcaggagacaggcctggagatctgcttctgagaggtgatggccttgaaatccctgtggaacacagttctactctgcacacatgcaatggctatgagttggaatttactagATGGCAACTAGTAGCAACAACATAGTTTAAAAAGGGGGTTGGTGGGGGATGAAAGGAGAGTTtttctgagagagaaagagaagaggggTGGACCCCAGGCCCTGACTGAGGAGGGGGAGTTAGCTGGGAGATAGGTGACCTCTCCATTCCTCAAAGCCCCTCAGGCCTGAGAAATTGGGGTCCCTTCCCTCCAGCTTCCTGAAGGCAGGCTGCTCAGCCGCCCCAGCCTGGACTCACATGCCTTGCTGGGTTTGGTGGCTGAGGTTGCCCCTCAGGGCTCAGTCACGCAGAAAGGGTCAATAAACTATGTATCTCCAGCCAAAGAAGAAAGACAATAAAACCACCCTCCAGGTCAGAGGTCGCCTAGTCACTGATTGAGATATTCACAActctttttcctctcttccctCCTAGACCCCTCTTCCTCCTGCGGGCTCTTCCTCTCTTGACTCTTCCCATTTTTGCCTTTCTCCAAAGCCAAAGTGATTGCTGCAAATAATTGAGGtgtgagaatgaaaaaaaaaaatcatgtcctTTTCAAACTGAAGCTTGAAAAATAGGAAGGTCGTGGTGGATGAACCCCACCAGTTAAGAGTCCCTAGTCGTCTCCGGAGGCTGCAGTCTAACCCCCAGTCCAGGGGCCGGCCAACTGTTTCCGTAAAGGGCCAGATAGAAAAGAGTTCAGGCTTTACTGGCCACATACCATCTCCACTGCATaatctccccctcctcctcctccttctgctTCAAACCCTTAACTCCTGGCTCCATACAAATACAAAAGTTTGCCATTCATATCCAAACCAGAAGTTAGTCTAATTCACCCCCACTTTGTCTTGTTTGGTGTGGGAGGAAGGGGGGAGATGGGGGAGGCAGGAAGTCccgatgctttgttttaatatCAAAGCTCTTTCCTCCCATTCCCTCACTTGGAAAGGACTAGATGAATGACCCCAGACCAAACGCAAAAACTACAGGCAATTCTATTTTACAAAACGCCATTCCTCCAACCATTCAAACTGGTTGGAGACAGCATTTTTTTAGGGGGCAGGAATTCTCTCAGCTTGGGCGAAAAAGGAGATAAATCAGGTAATGCAGCCTCTGCCCCTAGgaagaggagaggaggaagaTGAAATGGTGGAATAGGCCTAGACCAAGGAAATAGAGGTATGCGAAGGATAGACGGTGGGAACCCCAGATGTAGGCATGAGAGTCACTGCCAAAAACCCTGATGTGGTCCAGAAATACCCTTCCTGTCACCTTGGGTGCAGGACTTTGTCTCAAGGCAGAGAAATGAATTAGTAAATGCCTTCAGACAAGCCGAGGCTACTCACCACTTGCTTTGGATCcgagagaatttgcattttagaacTAATGGGGCATGTAGCAGCTAGAAGGAACTTGGGATCCTCTGTAAATGTGTGCTCCGGAATGTCAGATGAGCTTAGCACCCCAagtccctcctccttcccttgTCTCCTTGGCTGTCTGGAGAAGGACTTGTAAACACAAATCAAACGTATCTCTGCCTCTGCCTGAGTCTCCCTCTCCTTGCCTGGTCACTCCCCACCTACAGGGTGCTCTGATGCCAAAGGAAATGGGGAGTCCCCTTCCAATGTGACCTGCCCCTTTGGCAGTCCCAGCACTGCCAGTGTACCTTAGAGCTTGAAGGCTACCAGCTGGGTACCACCAGAATGGTATAACTCCTCATTGGTGGCAGGATCTGGTGGGCTATGACCACAGCTGGACATGAGCCTGTGCCCAGCCTTGACCAATCATTACACTGGTGAGCAAACCTGCTCACCGCCCAGGGCTTTTGCTCCATTTCCTGTATGTCAGAGGCTCCCTTTATTATCTGAAACTGGATTCTGATAGCTCCAGTTCAACTCTCTGCCTTCCTTCTGCAAGTTCAGCCCTGTTACTTCAGCCTGTGTCTCTGAAGTTCAAGTATATATATCTGTCTGCACAGTCTTGATTGACAAGTACAATGAAAATGTCTCCTTCCCGTCTGGTTTGCATTTCATTACATTGGGCAGTGATATGCCTCGGATTGCAGAGGACAAAggcaaaagagattttttttaaagagttggtTAACAATATCTATTCATTCTATGTCGAATTTGAAAGGTATTTGGGGCTTagaaaatatttgtcaaatgttGGGATAGTAGCGAAAACTCTGATGTGACCAATAAAATCTAGAGCCCAGAGAGCGGTTGGTCGGCATGTCGGCTGGTCCTGGGGATCCAGAGATCCACAGTTCAGCTTGGTCACTGAAGCCAATTAAGAGTTTATCTTAACACAAAAAATAAAGAGGAGTTAAAAGTGGATTATTTCCCCAGCTTTCttccccttcatttttttttaagttgcaatTTGCagtctttcttttaaaaacatgTGGGACTCTGAAGAAGGGATAGGGATTTAGAGTGAAGAAAGTGTCcttgaccagaaaaaaaaaaaaaaaaaccaataatgGTGAATTTCAAGGACACCTTTCAGCGAGAAACACTGTGCTCCACTAGGGAGAGGCAGGGGCACCAAATTCAGCGTCTTGAAATAGTTCCCTTCCTGGATTCAGAGattcatttattgaaataaatcagGAAGCATTGGCAGAACGGAAGTCCGCTTGCTGGGTTTAAAGGGTCTTTAAAATGTTGCGAGTGTTAGATTGCAAGCCTTTTCTAAatacaaaacagaagaaaagactgCAGTGCTTCCCTTGGACTTAAAGAAAATTGCTAGGTCTCCGACTTAGGATAATTTCACGTCCGCCACAGAAAATGTGTTTAGAAAGAAATCTTGCACGAGAACAGACTGCGCTGTACATGTTTGTGTTTGAGGAGGCTGCACCGAGCGGAAAAGTGCTCTTGAGTGGGGCTCTGGGTTACAGAGGGAAGCCAGTGCTTCCCCACCGACCCTCAGGATGATCTGTCCCCCTCTTGCTTCTCCAAGAGAGGTTCTAAAAGTCTGCTCACGAGCTTTGCTGGTTTGGCCATGATCAGTTTCTCTGATTTTATTTCTCACTTCAGATTTCGGCATAAAAATAAATCTTTTCCCTATTTACTGTTTGAACTCAGTGTGAGGGAAAGGATCCCATTATATTTCATATCCATATAGACACGTGGATATTTAGACCAGACCACATATAACTGGGGAACGCATAAAAGAGATTTATTGGTTAATTTACGCCACCTAATACACATGTAAACCCCAGTAAGCCAAAGCTGCTGAGGGAGTCTTATAGCAGAAAATAAGAACCACCACCCCTGGTTTCCAGTCACCGTATCCTGCCCAGGCCAACCCAGTGGTTCCTCTCTTCACCTGAAAAaacgaaaaagaaaaagaaaaaaaatcagcgcTGTCATCGGTTTTGTCCCAGCCTGTGTACAGGAAAAACTTTTCTGCTGTTGGCTTTCCTCCATCGGCCACCACTCAGCTCTCAGACACAGCTCCCCAAAGCCCCCTGTCCCCCAAAGTTGTTCCCGGAGTCTCCTCGGAAAACCTAGTGGGGGGAGGAAGTAGCTGGAGGTCGTCAGGAAAActttactttttttccccttaactgGAGTGGTTTGCCTTTGGGGGGTGGCTTTGTTTTCAGATGCAGTAACTTGCAATATCTGGAGAGATTCCGCTTTCCAATCTCTTTCAAGGGTCAGGGTTCCCGCTCCCCCAAAAGGAAACTTCCACTCAAACCAGCTGCAAAAGAATTCCAAATGGCCTGCCTGTGCCCTGCAGTTCATGAAGCCCCGGTCTCCTCCTCTGGGGGGCACCTAGGACCCCTGCACCCCATGGAGCTGCGACACCCCCTCGGAGCGGCCCGCTTGGGCTCGGCCGGGCTGCTCCGGGAAGGGCTGCCGGCCCGGGCTTTTGGCCTGGCTGCACCGCCTCAAGTCGGCCCCTTAACAAGCATCCCCCTCCCCACTTCTCGGTTGATGATCTAATTGAATTATGCCTTTTTGTTCCAGGACTACAGAGCACGTGCTGGAGGCAATTAATTATCGGAATGTGGCCATATCAAGACGGACACTGGGCACCCGGTAGGTCAGCCGTCGCAGCATCCCCCGGCCTTGTGCTCCGGACCCCTCCCCAAGAAGGGGCAAGCTAGGCTCGCTCGTCCGCCCCCCTTCCGCTGTCCCTTGCCCGGCTGCCGGCCCTTTCTCCCAGTCCCGCAAGGCCGCCGGTTCTCGGGGTCCCTGATggggctccctggaaacccacGCATCGGCGCTGGCCGGGCCACAGCTCGACAGACAGCTCCTCCCCACCCCGCGAGCCCTGAGAACTACGCTCCCCGGGAGCGCCCGGCGAGGAAATTCAAACTTTCTCAACCCAACTCCGCGCCCAGGGGAGGTGGGGGTTGGTGAAAGGCAAGGAGAGGTAGAGGGAatgaaggaaagaggaaggagaaaagaaaaaggagcctCCCTTTTAGTAAACCTGACTCCAGGGAATTCATTTGCATGATTTCGGCAGATTTGTTCATCCCTGAAATCCCCCCTCCCTCAAAGAATCCCTCTGCTGTGCCACCCCGAAGCCATTCTTGCCCAGCTTATTTTCGGTAGATGCCGTAATTTAGGCAGCAGTGAACtcaccttccaacctggggagagAGCTCTGGATGTGGAGGGAGAATTGGGGCGAGTTTGATGGGAGGGGGGTGACTACGATAAGATGTGCTACCGGCAGGGTTTTCCCCCAGCAAACTGGCAAAGAAAGAATGTGAGGTCTTGGCTGGGAGGATTGGGGGGCAGGAAGTGAAAGGCTGCAGTTGTAAAGCGCTGCTTGAGGCGGTCTCTCCAAATGCCTCTGAACTTGATCAGAGGTGCAGTATCCTACAGAGAGATGGCGGTCAGGCTGGGAGGCTGCCTCAAGGCGCCGACTTTGGGGCTCGGCCGCTTGGGATGTGACAGTCACAGCCATCTTCCTCTCGGCCTTTTCTTGTCACTCTTACTCTTCTGCATCCTTTGCAAATGCTTTGCCAAACGAGGGGGAAAAAGTGGATTTATAGCCCTATCCGAACCTGGTCATTATGTCCAGAAAGACCCGGGATCAGGCCGGAGAAAGGGTGGGGGCGACTCCCACACGTGATCCCGGAAAGCACATCCTAAAGGGTACCCGAGGCTACTACGTGTTTCTCCGGGTAGGGGTGGAAGAGAGCGCAGCCTTGGCTGTTTAGAAGGAAGAAAATTCCATCTCCCAGTCCCTACTGCCGCCCGCCCCCCGCCCTTTTGCGTTTGAAAATGTTGAGAATGGGGAGCTGTTTAGCCTTGTATTTTGAAAGCCGCGCGTATgtgttgggtgtgtgtgtgtttagtgtgTTGTGTGCGTGTTTTGTGTACGTGAATTAAATGTGTTAGTATTGTGTGCCTGTGTTTGCTGTGTCATGTATTTACTTTGGTGTGTGTTTAGTTTGCTGTGTGCCTGTGTTTACTGTGTTGTATTCAGTTTGTTGTGTGCTTACTCTGTGGTGTGTTCAGTGTGTCGTGTGCGTGTTTCGGGTGGTGTGCTTGTGTTTACTGTTTTGCATGCGTGTCCCCGTTGTGTTTCCTGTGTTGTGCGTGTGTGCGGTGTTGTGTCTGGTGTGtcgtggcgggggcgggggggaggcagTGGCGAGTAGAGCCGCTTCTCCCAAACTGAAGGGTCACTGCATGGCTCCAACCGGAATAAGGGAGAAAGGCTCCGGTTGTTATCGCTTCTCCTGATTTGGGCCTTGGGCGGCCGGCAGACTGGCCtggcctggggctggggtctcGGGGCATCCGGGCCGCAGTGGCAGGTGGAGAGGACGCGGCGACAGGAGGGAAGCGCGGAGCCGCTGCCTTCGCCCGGGCCCGCGCCCATGCGCCCGCCGCCGGGCAGTTCCTTGGGCGGGCGGCCGGGCGTCGCGCGCCGGCGGGCACCGGCCTCGCGGGGCCAAGTTTCTTTGGTCGAAGCGGGTTACGCGCTCGCGGGACCCCGGGGCTGGCCCGGCGccgccccgccgccgccgcccggctGGCGGAGCCCACTTGCGGGCGCCGGGTCGCCGCCGCCTCACCTGCCAGGCGCCCAGCTGCGGCCCAATCAGCGGCGCCCGCTCGGCCGCGGCTGCCATGTTCCCCGCGCCGCGCTGCCAATCAGAGCGGCGGCGGCCAATGGGCGGCCGGGCCGGGGGTCAGCTGACCGCGAGCCCGCCGGCTCCCCATTGGCGCGCGCCGACGGCCGCCCGCTCCGTTTATGTGCGAGGAGTGAGTGATTGACTTTATCAGTCCAAGGACATTACTCTGGTGGCGAAGAGGCTGGGACTGGCGCGGTGAGCGGGAGGACCGAGCCTGCCTGCTGCCCGGCCCCGCCGCCGAGCGCAGCCGCCCCAGGCCGGTGCCCAGAGCCGCCTGGCGCGCGGTCCGGCTCGGGCAGAGCACGGTGCCCGGCCGGAGTGGCCCCTTCGCCTCCGCTTCTGATTTTGCTTATTTGTCTTTGTGCACGCTGGCTAGTTAGTTCAAGCAGACTAGTCCTGAGCCTTTCTCCTCCCtcgcctccccctcctcctcccctcccgctccttctcccctcctccctcttgTCCCTCTGCAGGAGACTCGGGCAGCGACGGAAAGTTGCAGCCCCTGGACGCGCCTTGGGAGGCTGCGGGCAGCGGCCAGCCACCGCTCCTCTCTGACTGCGGCACTTCGGAGAGCTCCTCGTTCGACCACCACAGCCAGATCGCCCCACCCATGACGATGCTCCTGGACGGAGGCCCGCAGTTCCCCGGGCTGGGAGTGGGCAGCTTCGGCGCGCCGCGCCACCACGAGATGCCCAACCGCGAGCCGGCCGGCATGGGGCTGAACCCCTTCGGGGACTCGCCccacgccgccgccgccgccgccgccgccgccgccttcaAGCTGAGCCCAGCTGCGGCTCACGATCTGTCCTCGGGCCAGAGCTCGGCGTTCACGCCGCAGGGCTCGGGCTACGCCAACGCCCtgggccaccaccaccaccaccaccatcaccaccaccaccacgctGGCCAGGTGCCCAGCTACGGCGGCGCGGCCTCTGCCGCCTTCAACTCCACGCGCGACTTTCTGTTCCGCCAGCGCGGCTCTGGGCTTGGCGAGACGGCCTCGGGCGCTGGGCAGCACGGGCTCTTCGCCGGCTCGGCGGGCAGCCTGCACGCGCCCGCGGGTATCCCGGAGCCCCCCGGCTACCTGCTTTTTTCCGGGCTGCATGAGCAGAGCGCTGGGCACCCGTCGCCCACCGGGCACGTCGACAACAACCAGGTCCACCTGGGGCTGCGAGGGGAGCTGTTCGGTCGTGCAGACCCGTACCGCCCGGTGGCCAGCCCGCGCACGGACCCCTACGCGGCCGGCGCGCAGTTCCCCAACTACAGCCCCATGAACATGAACATGGGCGTGAACGTAGCGGCCCATCACGGGCCCGGCGCCTTCTTCCGTTACATGCGGCAGCCCATCAAGCAGGAGCTGTCGTGCAAGTGGATCGACG is drawn from Loxodonta africana isolate mLoxAfr1 chromosome X, mLoxAfr1.hap2, whole genome shotgun sequence and contains these coding sequences:
- the ZIC3 gene encoding zinc finger protein ZIC 3 isoform X1 — encoded protein: MTMLLDGGPQFPGLGVGSFGAPRHHEMPNREPAGMGLNPFGDSPHAAAAAAAAAAFKLSPAAAHDLSSGQSSAFTPQGSGYANALGHHHHHHHHHHHHAGQVPSYGGAASAAFNSTRDFLFRQRGSGLGETASGAGQHGLFAGSAGSLHAPAGIPEPPGYLLFSGLHEQSAGHPSPTGHVDNNQVHLGLRGELFGRADPYRPVASPRTDPYAAGAQFPNYSPMNMNMGVNVAAHHGPGAFFRYMRQPIKQELSCKWIDDAQLSRPKKICDRTFSTMHELVAHVTMEHVGGPEQNNHVCYWEECPREGKSFKAKYKLVNHIRVHTGEKPFPCPFPGCGKIFARSENLKIHKRTHTGEKPFKCEFEGCDRRFANSSDRKKHMHVHTSDKPYICKVCDKSYTHPSSLRKHMKVHESQGSDSSPAASSGYESSTPPAIASANSKDTTKTPSAIQTSTSHNPGLPPNFNEWYV
- the ZIC3 gene encoding zinc finger protein ZIC 3 isoform X2, encoding MTMLLDGGPQFPGLGVGSFGAPRHHEMPNREPAGMGLNPFGDSPHAAAAAAAAAAFKLSPAAAHDLSSGQSSAFTPQGSGYANALGHHHHHHHHHHHHAGQVPSYGGAASAAFNSTRDFLFRQRGSGLGETASGAGQHGLFAGSAGSLHAPAGIPEPPGYLLFSGLHEQSAGHPSPTGHVDNNQVHLGLRGELFGRADPYRPVASPRTDPYAAGAQFPNYSPMNMNMGVNVAAHHGPGAFFRYMRQPIKQELSCKWIDDAQLSRPKKICDRTFSTMHELVAHVTMEHVGGPEQNNHVCYWEECPREGKSFKAKYKLVNHIRVHTGEKPFPCPFPGCGKIFARSENLKIHKRTHTGEKPFKCEFEGCDRRFANSSDRKKHMHVHTSDKPYICKVCDKSYTHPSSLRKHMKCCPAWYPGQSLIPDEELDTDVGMQQPALHNTTNPKCRVNAEPTVQEMIY